A segment of the Lolium perenne isolate Kyuss_39 chromosome 3, Kyuss_2.0, whole genome shotgun sequence genome:
tgtgttcatacgaaacagcggagcgtgtctctctcccaaacaaagaatgctaggatccaattttattcaaacaaaaacaaaaacaaaaacaaacagacgctccaagtaaagcacataagatgtgatggaataaaaatatagtttcactagaggtgacctgataagttgtcgatgaagaagggatgccttgggcatccccaagcttagacgcttgagtcttcttaaaatatgcagggatgaaccacgggggcatccccaagctttgacttttcactcttcttaatcatattgtatcatcctcctctcttgacccttgaaaacttcctccacaccaaactcaaaacaaactcattagagggtcagtgcataattcatatattcagaggtgacataatcattcttaacacttctggacattgcacaaagctactgaaagttaatggaacaaagaaatccatcaaacatagcaaaacaggcaatgcgaaataaaaggcagaatctgtcaaaacagaacagtccgtaaagacgaattttttagaggcaccagacttgctcagatgaaaatgcccaaattgaatgaaagttttttTTTGAGAGCACGCCAACAGCGTGCCTTATCTTTATAGAAGAGAGAAATAAGTACAAGAATTCACAGCATTTGCAGACAAATGATGTGAATAACACCACCACACACACACTCCCCTCCTGGCCCTAGGTCTACTCTCTCCCCATCATTCTCCTATCTCCTAGGAAAGCCTGCTCCCAAACTCTGAACTCCTCCCTAATCCGACTCACCAGCTGCGTGGCGTTACAGAATTCCCTCGTGCTACCAAAAACTCTGGCATTGCGCTGCTTCCAAAGCATCCAGGCTACCAAGATAACAAGGGAATCAAACCTCTTTCTGTCCTCCTTTCTGATGAGACCTCTAGCAGCAAGCCACCAGGCCTGAAAAGTTATGCTCCTCTGAGGTTCCACAATGTTCAGGCCGATCCCCCGAAGACAGAGATGCCACACCTCTCTTGCATAAACACAGTGCCCCAGAATGTGTTGTGCCGTGTCCTCCTCCTGAAGGCAGGTGAAGCAGGCGCTGGTTCTGTCTTGGAGCCCATGGCGAAACCTCCTGTCAGCCGTCCAAAGGCGATTGAGAACAGCTAACCAGATGAAGATCTTGCACTTCAAGGGCGCACGGGCTTTCCAGATAGGCTTATGGAGACAGAAATCCACCCCTCCATGGCATAACATACTGTAAGTTTCTTTGGCATTGTACCTTCCTGACTTGGCGCCCTTCCAGGAGATCGAGTCCGGTACGTCTGGCTGTAATTGGCTGTCACCAAGGGCCACCCAAAGTTTAACACATTGTCTAGCCGCCTCCTGATCAAGAGTGTCAGAGATGTCGCTCATCCAGCCATTATTATGCAGTGCCTCCATGACTTTCCTGCTGTTTTTGcggatgaaagttgcgtacatatctgaggatcacgcacgtaaattggcagatttttctgagttacctacagagaaccctgccaaaattcgtgacagcaagaaatctgtttctgcgcagtaatccaaatctagtattgactttactatcaaagactttacttggcacaacaatgcaataaaataaatataaggagaggttgctacagcaataacaacttccaagactcaaatataaaacaaagtgcagaagtaaaataatgggttgtctcccataagcgcttttctttaacgcctttcagctaggcgcagaaagtgtgaatcaagtaacatcaagagaagaagcatcgacatcataatttgttctaataatagaatcataaggtaacttcattctctttctagggaagtgttccatacctttcttgagaggaaactgatatttaatattaccttccttcatatcaatggtagcaccaacagttcgaagaaaaggtcttcccaatataatgggacaagatgcattgcattcaatatccaagacaacaaaatcaacggggacaaggttattgttaaccgtaatatgaacattatcaatcctcctcaaaggtttctttatagcattatcagcaagattaacatccaaataacaatttctcaatggtggcaagtcaagcatatcatagattttcttaggcataacagaagtacttgcaccaagatcacataaagcattacaatcaaaatcattgaccctaatcttaatgataggctcccaaccatcttctaacttcctaggaatagaagtttcaagttttagtttatcttctctagcttttatgagagcatttgtaatatgttttgtaaaggccaaatttatagcactagcattgggacttttagcaagtttttgtaagaactttataactttagagatgtgacaatcattaaaatctaaatcattatgatctacagtaatgggatcattgtccccaatgttggaaaaaatttcagcagttttatcacaagcagtttcagcagttttagcaatttcaagtatttttgcacgctttgcactaggagtagaaacattgccaacaccaattattttaccattgatagtaggaggtttagcaacatgtgaatcattataattactagtggtggtaatagtccaaactttagctacattattctctctagcaagtttttcgttttcttctctttcccacctagcatgcaattcaaccatcaatctaatattctcattaattcaaacttggaattgcatttgctgtagtaacaatcttattttcattatccttattaggcataactttgaattttaaaagatcaacatcagaggcaagtctatcaaccttagaagcaagaatatcaattttatcaagcttttcttcaacagatttgttaaaagcagtttgtgtactaataaattctttaagcatggcttcaagaccagggggtacacttctattattgttgtaagaattcccataagaattaccataaccattactgttagcagaaggatatggcctatagttgttaccagaattattcctataagcattgttgttgaaattattatttttaatgaagttcacatcaacatgttcttcttgggcaaccaatgaagctaaaggaacattattaggatcaacattagatctaccattcacaagcatagacataatagcatcaatcttatcactcaaggaggaggtttcttcaacagaatttaccttcttaccttgtggagccctttccatgtgccattcagagtaatttatcatcatattatcaagaagctttgttgccgcccccaaagtgatggacattaaggtacctccagcagctgaatccaataggttccgcgaagaaaaattcagtcctgcataaaaggtttggatgatcatccaagtagttagtccatgggttgggcaattcttcaccaaagatttcattctctcccatgcctgagcaacatgttcattatctaaatgcgtgaaattcattatgctacttgatacgtccaatttgcatcactattttatatcataatttgctgttattcattgatatatttcatatttggagataatacttatgttatttcatctattttgcatatttcatgattattggaggatcgcgcaccggagtcaggattctgctggaaaaagcgccgttagaatgcaatatttcggaagatcaacagttgacggaaattatatgaaaaatcctatttttccagaagacgaagggagccagaagggggagccgaggggacccgaggtgggcccaccccataggccggcgcggcccaaggcctggccgcgccgccctgtgaggagggggcccacagccccctctcgcctccttttcttcgcgtacgccttcgtcccgaaaacctaagctccagaggatagtcgcgaagagccacagccgcctctgcggggcggagaacaccagagagaaaagaactctccggcaggctgagatccgccggggaaattccctcccggagggggaaatcgacgccatcgtcaccgtcatcgagctggacatcatctccatcaccatcgtcatcatctccatcatcatcaccgccatctccaccgctgcacctcgtcaccgctgtaacaattcgggttggatcttgattgtttgataggggaaactctcccggtgttgatttctacttgttattgatgctattgagtgaaaccattgaaccaaggtttatgttcagattgttattcatcatcatatcacctctgatcatgttccatatgatgtctcgtgagtagttcgtttagttcttgaggacatgggtgaagtctaaatgttagtagtgaagtatggttgagtaatattcaatgttatgatatttaagttgtggtgttattcttctagtggtgtcgtgtgaacgtcgactacacgacacttcacctttatgggcctaggggaatgcatcttgtactcgttttccaattgcagggttgccggagtgacagaaacctgagcccccgttggtatatcgatgtaggagggatagcaggatctcagagtttaaggctgtggttagatttatcttaattactttcttgtagttgcggatgcttgcaaggggtataatcacaagtatgtattagtcctaggaagggcggtacattagcataggttcacccacacaacacttatcaaaacaatgaagattaattagccgtatgtagcgaaagcactagactaaaatcccgtgtgtcctcgagaacgtttggttattataagtaaacaaaccggcttgtcctttgtgctaaaaaggattgggccactcgctgcaattattactctcgcactttacttactcgtactttattcatctgttacatcaaaaacccctgaatacttgtctgtgagcatttacatttAATCCTTCCTCGAACCTGCTTGTCAACCCctgctgctcctcgttgggatcgacattcttacttatcgaagatactacgatacacccctatacttgtgggtcatcaagactattttccggcgccgttgccgggagtgaagcgctattggtaagtggaattggtaagggaaatttctactgtttgtgctgattttatttctgctgctgctataattcattatggagagatcttctcttgagtgtttatttgggaaatctactactactgcaaaggtagtggatgaggcgccaggtaaggaagaaataccatacaaaatacctatgaaaattattgaacgtgtagtggataaccgttatacaggggatggaactgtccaccctggagatcatttactgttcttacatgaattatgcggtttattcaagtgtgcaggtattgctatggatgaagtgaggaagaaactattctctatatcgctgtctggtaaagcggcgcattggtataaattactggataatggggattctcttgaatggaatgatattgtgccccggttttattctaagttctatcctccaagtgagattcacaaagatcggaatcgcatatataatttttggcctcatgaaggagagagtattgcccaagcgtgggggagattgaagtctttaatgctcaaatgccccattcatgagcttcctggtaatattattattgataatttctatgcaagactttcttttcaagacaagaccttgctggatacttcttgttctggatcatttacacgcaacaaggaagagtttaaaagggaccttcttaatcggatccaagaaaatactgaaggatgggagaacgacaaggatagagaatcaggtataaattatgattataaatgcattgaagcttttatggatactgataaatttcgtaatatgagtgctacttatggtcttgattctcaagttgctgcaaatctttataaagcttttgcttctcattatgaattgcctaagaagaactttgataagtatcatgaaccgtataaagataaaattgattcgtctataaataaatgtgttgtagtggaaactgttgatcatgttattcctgaagcttatattgaaaaaaactcctttccctgctaaaatgaaggagtactctgttataaatagtgcggttcataaaagtgaaaataaacctatagaacccgaagaacaaataaaagttgaaactgctgttgcaattattaaagatcttgtgactgaaaatgtggaggatggtcatattattttctgtgaagatgcctctaatattgtttcacatcctaataagtccaagcaagctagtgttcctatgctatctgttagaattggtgatcattgttattatggtttatgtgatattggtgcaagtattagtgctattccttatgagatttacacggagattatgcacgaaattggttcttgtgaacttgaagatattgatgtggttattcggctggctaatagagaaactatctctccaattggtatcgttcgagatgtggaagttctatgtggtaagattaaatatcctgctgactttttggtacttggttctgctgctagtaaatattgtcctatcatttttgctaGACCTTttttaaatacttgtggagctattatagattgcaagaaagagaaaattttgactaaatttgctggtgaatcttatgagtttaacttctctaaatttaccaaaactccttataaaattgattcgcctaatagtgattttaaagtagaacagtgtgcatctattgctcttgctcctagtaatcctttgcagcaacatttggagaatagtgagagtgaagtttttagggaagaaagagacgagcttgatgaaattttccttcatcaacctattcttaagcatgatttaccggtggaagatctgggtagaacaccaccaccaaaggaagatcctatctttgatttaaaaccattgcccgataatcttaaatatgctcatattgatgataagaaaatatatcctgttattattagttctaagctttcagagtttgaagaagaaaggttattggaaatactgaagaaacaccgaggtgctattggctacactcttgatgacttgaaggggatttctccctctatttgccaacacgccattaatatggaagatgatgcgaagcctgttgttgaacctcagcgtcgtctaattcctaagatgaaggatgtggtaagaaatgaggtattaagactccttgaagctggtattatatatcctattgctgatagtagatgggttagtcctgtgcattgtgttcctaagaaaggaggaatgaccgttgtgcctaatgataatgatgagctcatacctcaaagagtagttgtagggtatagaatgtgcattgattatcgaaaagttaataaggttactaagaaagatcattaccctttgccttttattgatcaaatgttagaaaggttatctgaaAATACtcgtttttgctttcttgatggttattgtgggttttcacaaattgctgttaaaactaaagatcaagagaaaaccactttcacttgtccctatggaacttatgcttataggcgtatgccttttggtttatgtaatgctcctgctacttttcaaagatgcatgtctgctatttttcatggcttttgtgagagtattgtagaggtattcatggacgatttttccatctatggaaattcttttgataatttcttgcggaaccttgataaagttttgcagagatgtgaagaaactaaccttgttcttaattgggagaaatgccactttatggttaatgaaggaattgtattgggacataaaatttccgagagaggtattgaagttgatagagctaaagttgaagccattgagaagatgccctatcctagggatgttaaaggtattcgtagtgttcttggtcatgctgggttttataggaggtttattaaagacttctccaagatttcaaagcctcttactaatcttcttcaaaaagatgtaccttttgtttttgatgaggattgtaaggaagcttttgaaactctaaagaaagctttaacaactgcccctatagtggaacctcctgattggaacttaccatttgaaattatgtgtgatgctagtgattttgctgtaggcgctgttcttggacagcgagtagataaaaaattgaatgttattcattatgctagtaagactcttgatgctgctcaaagaaattatgctacaactgaaaaagaattattagctgtagtctttgcttgtgataagtttagatcctatattgttgattcaaaagttactattcatactgatcatgctgcaattagataccttatgacaaagaaagatgctaagccaaggcttattagatgggcacttcttttgcaagaatttgatctgcatattgtagataggaaaggtgctgataatcctgttgctgataatttgtctagattggaaaatattgcttatgatcctgttcctattaatgatagttttccaaatgaacaattggctgtaataaaggtgaactcgcgagatagtccttggtatgctgattatgctaactttattgtttccaagtacttgcctccaaccttttcagctcagcaaaggaggaaattcttttatgacttgaggcattatttttgggatgacccacacttatataaagaaggagtgg
Coding sequences within it:
- the LOC139837977 gene encoding uncharacterized protein, with the protein product MEALHNNGWMSDISDTLDQEAARQCVKLWVALGDSQLQPDVPDSISWKGAKSGRRFRHGLQDRTSACFTCLQEEDTAQHILGHCVYAREVWHLCLRGIGLNIVEPQRSITFQAWWLAARGLIRKEDRKRFDSLVILVAWMLWKQRNARVFGSTREFCNATQLVSRIREEFRVWEQAFLGDRRMMGRE